A genome region from Nocardiopsis exhalans includes the following:
- a CDS encoding patatin-like phospholipase family protein, which produces MTDFSDISSGASFGGHGDPGPVAFVLGGGGVRGAVEVGMIRALLEAGITPDLVVGTSIGAINGAVLATDPTMAAVEQLTRTWTSEDANAVFGDAVSRQLRRLVTTRTHLISPEPLRRLLVAALGPEPVFEGLPVPLRVVAASIERAAEHWFSAGPLIEAVMASASVPGLLPPTRIGGEHFMDGGIVNSIPIEGAVRAGARTVYVLQVGRVEEPLTVPTNTVETARVAFEIARRHRFARDLATLPEDVRLHVLPSGGSLEGDESPLSFRRLDTVHRRIERAYEASRSYLAGVDA; this is translated from the coding sequence GTGACAGACTTTTCTGACATCTCCTCCGGCGCTTCCTTCGGCGGGCACGGTGACCCCGGCCCGGTGGCCTTCGTTCTGGGCGGGGGCGGGGTGCGCGGGGCGGTCGAGGTGGGCATGATCCGGGCGCTGCTGGAGGCGGGGATCACCCCGGACCTGGTGGTGGGGACCTCCATCGGCGCGATCAACGGGGCGGTGCTGGCCACCGACCCCACGATGGCGGCGGTGGAACAGCTGACCCGGACCTGGACCTCCGAGGACGCCAACGCGGTGTTCGGGGACGCCGTGAGCCGTCAGCTGCGCCGCCTGGTGACGACCCGCACCCATCTGATCTCACCGGAGCCGCTGCGCCGCCTGTTGGTGGCCGCGCTGGGTCCCGAGCCGGTCTTCGAGGGCCTGCCGGTACCGCTGCGGGTGGTGGCGGCCAGTATCGAGCGCGCCGCCGAGCACTGGTTCTCCGCCGGGCCGCTGATCGAGGCGGTCATGGCCTCGGCGTCGGTGCCCGGGCTGCTGCCGCCCACCCGGATCGGCGGGGAGCACTTCATGGACGGCGGGATCGTCAACTCCATCCCGATCGAGGGCGCGGTGCGGGCCGGTGCGCGCACCGTGTACGTGTTGCAGGTGGGGCGGGTGGAGGAGCCGCTGACCGTGCCGACCAACACGGTGGAGACGGCGCGGGTGGCCTTCGAGATCGCCCGCCGCCACCGGTTCGCCCGGGACCTGGCGACGCTGCCGGAGGACGTCCGGCTGCACGTGCTGCCCAGCGGGGGTTCGCTGGAGGGTGACGAGAGTCCGCTGTCCTTCCGGCGGTTGGACACCGTCCACCGGCGAATCGAGCGGGCCTACGAGGCCTCCCGGAGCTACCTGGCCGGGGTCGACGCCTGA